In one Bacillus sp. PK3_68 genomic region, the following are encoded:
- a CDS encoding heme-binding protein has product MNKITLNAAKEMIAVHRMEDAWLASIDIAQNKAWTSVALKMPSANLAEATVPAAELYGLNTTNNGRLVVFGGRIPPY; this is encoded by the coding sequence ATGAACAAAATTACATTAAATGCAGCAAAAGAGATGATTGCTGTTCATCGGATGGAAGATGCCTGGTTGGCGAGCATTGACATTGCCCAAAATAAGGCTTGGACTTCTGTCGCTTTAAAGATGCCTTCCGCAAATTTAGCTGAAGCTACCGTCCCAGCTGCCGAATTGTACGGCTTGAATACAACTAATAATGGTCGCCTTGTCGTTTTTGGCGGTAGGATTCCCCCTTATTAG
- the parC gene encoding DNA topoisomerase IV subunit A — MQKEVFQDLPLEEVLGDRFGRYSKYIIQERALPDARDGLKPVQRRILYAMHTEGNTHEKGFRKSAKTVGNVIGNFHPHGDSSVYDAMVRMSQEWKLRQLLVEMHGNNGSVDGDPPAAMRYTEARLSAISGELLKDIDKRTVDFIPNFDDTTEEPTVLPARFPNLLVNGSTGISAGYATEIPPHQLGEVIDAAVMRMERPDCTVADLMKVIKGPDFPTGGIIQGIEGIEKAYRTGKGKIIVRGKAEIEEIRGGKKQIVITEIPYDVNKANLVKKIDDFRLDRKVEGIAEVRDETDRTGLRIVIELKKDGDAQGILNYLYKVSDLQISYNFNMVAIHNQRPVLMGLPELLDAYISHQKEVVTKRSEYELAKAKARQHIVDGLIKALSILDEVIATIRASKDKRDAKNNLMASFDFTEAQAEAIVSLQLYRLTNTDITALQKEAEELAAEIEQLTAILASEKKLTSVIKKELKEVRKKYNDTRRTVIEEEIEEIKVNLEVLIPNEEVIVTVTKDGYIKRTSLRSYSASGGKDLAMKETDRLLYKAEVHTTDVLLVFTSKGSYLYLPVHELPDIRWKDLGQHLASLVTLEKDESIIAVFAVKDFQEPLYLLFATKNGMIKRTELAAYKVQRYSRALTAIKLKEDDEVVGVHVTDGRNQVFLATFYGYGLLFSEEEASLVGPRAAGVKGINLKDGDHLVSLEVWKEDEEKDLLLVTQRGAVKKMKSTEFEPLSRAARGVVMLRELKGNPHRVVGLTLIEQETQFVLQTEKGLTEQFDFASLKRSDRYSNGTFVLDENDSGKVIAVWRDIKAEES, encoded by the coding sequence ATGCAAAAAGAAGTATTTCAAGATTTACCGCTTGAAGAGGTGCTTGGAGACCGATTTGGGCGCTATAGCAAATATATTATCCAGGAACGCGCGCTTCCCGATGCCCGGGATGGATTGAAGCCGGTACAGCGCCGGATTTTATACGCGATGCATACAGAAGGAAATACGCATGAAAAAGGCTTTCGGAAATCTGCCAAAACAGTCGGAAATGTTATCGGTAATTTCCATCCGCATGGTGACTCTTCAGTTTACGATGCGATGGTGCGAATGAGTCAGGAGTGGAAGCTTCGTCAGCTTCTTGTGGAAATGCACGGGAACAATGGCTCAGTCGACGGTGACCCTCCGGCGGCCATGCGTTATACAGAGGCAAGGCTTTCGGCTATTTCCGGAGAATTGCTAAAGGACATCGATAAGCGCACGGTTGACTTTATTCCTAACTTTGACGATACGACAGAAGAGCCGACTGTTTTGCCAGCAAGGTTCCCTAACTTGTTAGTCAATGGGTCAACAGGGATATCCGCAGGTTATGCGACGGAAATACCACCTCATCAGCTAGGTGAAGTGATCGATGCAGCGGTTATGAGAATGGAACGGCCTGATTGCACAGTAGCCGATTTAATGAAAGTGATTAAAGGACCTGATTTTCCGACAGGCGGTATTATCCAGGGAATTGAAGGCATTGAAAAAGCGTACAGAACAGGAAAAGGAAAGATCATTGTACGTGGAAAAGCCGAAATTGAAGAAATTCGCGGTGGGAAAAAGCAAATTGTCATTACTGAAATTCCTTATGATGTAAATAAGGCAAACCTTGTCAAAAAAATAGATGATTTCCGTCTTGATCGCAAAGTAGAAGGAATCGCAGAAGTACGGGATGAAACAGATCGGACTGGTCTCCGAATCGTGATTGAGTTGAAAAAAGATGGCGACGCCCAAGGAATTTTAAATTATTTATATAAAGTAAGTGATTTGCAAATCAGCTATAACTTTAACATGGTGGCCATTCATAATCAGCGGCCGGTGCTCATGGGGTTACCTGAATTGCTCGATGCCTACATAAGTCACCAAAAGGAAGTTGTTACGAAGCGATCGGAATATGAGTTGGCAAAAGCGAAGGCACGCCAGCATATTGTAGACGGCTTGATCAAAGCGCTGTCTATTCTTGATGAGGTTATTGCTACCATACGGGCATCAAAGGATAAACGCGATGCCAAAAATAATTTAATGGCTTCATTCGATTTTACGGAAGCTCAAGCGGAAGCCATCGTCAGCCTGCAATTATATCGGTTGACGAACACGGATATTACAGCTCTGCAGAAGGAAGCAGAAGAACTTGCAGCGGAGATAGAGCAGCTGACGGCTATTCTGGCAAGTGAAAAAAAGCTGACAAGCGTCATTAAAAAAGAATTAAAAGAAGTGCGAAAAAAGTACAACGACACAAGACGAACAGTGATAGAAGAGGAAATCGAAGAAATAAAAGTAAACCTGGAAGTGCTCATTCCAAATGAAGAAGTCATCGTCACAGTTACGAAAGATGGCTATATTAAGCGAACAAGCTTGCGCTCCTATTCGGCATCCGGCGGAAAGGATCTTGCCATGAAAGAGACCGATCGCCTTCTTTACAAGGCAGAGGTTCACACAACAGATGTACTGCTTGTGTTTACAAGCAAGGGGAGCTACTTGTATTTACCTGTTCATGAACTTCCTGATATTCGCTGGAAGGACCTCGGACAGCATCTGGCGAGCCTCGTAACTCTTGAAAAGGATGAATCGATTATCGCTGTTTTTGCTGTTAAGGACTTCCAGGAGCCGCTTTACTTGTTGTTTGCTACAAAAAATGGCATGATCAAACGCACTGAATTGGCTGCTTATAAAGTACAGCGTTATTCACGGGCACTGACAGCTATTAAGTTAAAAGAGGATGATGAGGTAGTCGGAGTACATGTAACAGATGGAAGGAATCAAGTGTTCTTGGCTACTTTTTATGGGTACGGCCTCCTCTTTTCCGAGGAAGAAGCAAGCCTTGTCGGGCCAAGAGCCGCAGGAGTGAAGGGGATTAATTTGAAAGACGGCGACCATTTAGTGAGCCTTGAAGTATGGAAAGAAGACGAAGAAAAAGACTTGTTGCTTGTTACGCAGCGCGGAGCTGTCAAGAAAATGAAGTCCACTGAATTTGAGCCGCTTTCACGTGCAGCAAGAGGAGTGGTGATGCTTCGAGAATTAAAAGGAAATCCGCACCGTGTCGTTGGATTGACACTGATCGAACAAGAGACACAATTTGTCTTGCAAACAGAAAAAGGCCTAACGGAACAATTTGATTTTGCGAGTTTAAAGCGAAGTGATCGTTATTCGAATGGGACGTTTGTTTTAGATGAAAATGATAGCGGAAAAGTGATTGCTGTTTGGAGAGATATAAAGGCAGAAGAATCATAA
- a CDS encoding alanine/glycine:cation symporter family protein encodes MNWMEKIDQYILSVNDYLYTYVMIALLIGLGLFFSFGTRFVQFRLFGEMFRVIFEKSTISAKGKEGISSFQAFTVSAASRIGTGNLAGVATAIAAGGPGAVFWMWLIAFIGAASSFIESTLAQIYKVKDENGFRGGPAYYMERGLNKRWMGIIFAVTITFCFGLVFNAVQSNTISIAMNESFNVSKPIVGLVLCILTALIIFGGLKRIAHVTQVLVPVMAIVYILVALFVLIINITEIPAMFMLIIKNAFGMEEAVGGTLGAAVMNGIKRGLFSNEAGMGSAPNAAAAASVSHPVKQGLIQTLGVFVDTIVVCSATAFIILLSGQYLREDASSINLTQSALSVHIGEWAAIFLAVAIFLFAFSSVIGNYYYGETNLEFIKNSPIALFIYRMAVIGMVYFGSIAKISLVWDMADLFMAIMALINLVAIAMLYKIAVAALKDYQQQRRAGKEPVFYADSIEGIGKADSWERKRQEEGQA; translated from the coding sequence ATGAATTGGATGGAGAAGATCGATCAATACATACTGTCAGTCAATGATTATTTGTATACGTATGTAATGATTGCTTTATTAATTGGGTTAGGCTTGTTTTTCTCATTCGGCACGAGATTTGTCCAATTTCGCTTGTTTGGAGAAATGTTTCGCGTGATCTTTGAGAAATCAACCATCTCTGCGAAAGGAAAGGAAGGAATCTCTTCTTTCCAGGCGTTTACAGTTAGTGCAGCTTCAAGAATTGGAACAGGCAACCTAGCGGGTGTAGCGACGGCTATTGCTGCCGGCGGTCCCGGCGCTGTTTTTTGGATGTGGCTGATCGCTTTCATTGGAGCAGCGTCTAGTTTCATAGAGAGTACGCTCGCTCAGATCTACAAGGTGAAAGATGAAAATGGCTTTCGTGGCGGCCCTGCATATTATATGGAAAGAGGGCTGAATAAAAGATGGATGGGAATCATTTTCGCTGTTACCATCACCTTTTGTTTTGGCCTTGTTTTTAATGCTGTTCAGTCTAACACTATTTCCATTGCTATGAATGAAAGCTTTAACGTATCAAAGCCTATTGTTGGCCTTGTTCTATGCATACTCACAGCTTTAATTATTTTTGGCGGTCTTAAGCGAATTGCTCATGTTACGCAGGTGCTCGTACCTGTTATGGCTATTGTTTATATTCTTGTGGCCTTATTTGTTCTAATTATCAATATCACAGAAATCCCGGCTATGTTTATGTTAATTATCAAAAATGCTTTCGGTATGGAGGAAGCAGTAGGCGGTACGCTTGGGGCTGCGGTTATGAACGGAATTAAACGGGGACTATTTTCGAATGAAGCGGGAATGGGATCGGCTCCAAATGCAGCGGCAGCCGCTTCTGTCAGTCATCCTGTGAAACAAGGGCTCATCCAAACGCTTGGTGTATTTGTCGACACGATCGTCGTTTGCTCCGCTACAGCTTTCATTATTTTGTTGTCAGGACAATACTTAAGGGAAGATGCTTCTTCCATTAACTTAACCCAGTCCGCTTTGTCTGTGCATATCGGTGAATGGGCAGCTATCTTTTTAGCTGTGGCTATTTTTCTATTCGCATTCAGTTCTGTGATCGGAAACTATTATTATGGCGAAACGAATCTGGAATTTATTAAAAACTCTCCGATCGCTTTGTTTATTTACAGAATGGCCGTTATTGGCATGGTGTACTTTGGCTCAATTGCAAAAATCAGTCTTGTCTGGGACATGGCGGACCTGTTTATGGCCATCATGGCGCTAATCAATTTGGTTGCTATCGCGATGCTGTATAAAATTGCTGTAGCAGCCCTAAAAGATTATCAACAACAGCGAAGAGCCGGAAAAGAGCCTGTTTTTTATGCGGATTCAATTGAAGGAATCGGCAAAGCAGACTCCTGGGAAAGAAAACGGCAGGAGGAAGGACAAGCATAA
- a CDS encoding heme-binding protein: MVALSFLAVGFPLISGGKVVGAVGVRGSTVPHDVQAAEAAVNVFDAKFA; the protein is encoded by the coding sequence ATGGTCGCCTTGTCGTTTTTGGCGGTAGGATTCCCCCTTATTAGTGGGGGAAAAGTAGTAGGAGCCGTCGGAGTCAGGGGTAGTACGGTTCCACACGATGTTCAAGCGGCTGAAGCAGCTGTTAACGTCTTTGACGCCAAATTTGCCTGA
- a CDS encoding thioesterase family protein, whose protein sequence is MFISEKEVQVRYAETDAMQVVYHGQYVVWLELGRTQLIEDLGFNYAEMEKEGYVAPVLDIQLSYKKPFRYGDTAWVYSWIEEYTGVRTVYGYEIKNKEGEVCLTGTTSHAVVKKDTFRPVSLKRVFPDWHKVYEENKKQA, encoded by the coding sequence ATGTTCATTTCAGAGAAAGAAGTACAAGTAAGATATGCAGAGACAGATGCCATGCAAGTTGTGTACCATGGCCAGTATGTGGTATGGCTTGAGCTTGGCCGTACTCAATTAATTGAGGATTTAGGCTTTAACTATGCTGAAATGGAGAAAGAAGGGTATGTAGCTCCGGTGCTTGATATACAGCTTTCTTACAAAAAGCCGTTTCGTTATGGGGATACAGCCTGGGTTTACTCTTGGATTGAAGAATATACGGGTGTCCGTACTGTGTATGGTTATGAAATTAAAAATAAAGAAGGAGAAGTATGTTTGACGGGGACAACTTCTCATGCGGTCGTAAAAAAAGATACATTCCGTCCGGTGTCACTGAAGCGGGTGTTTCCAGACTGGCATAAAGTATACGAAGAAAATAAGAAGCAGGCATAG
- a CDS encoding CoA-binding protein, with translation MITNPTREEMGQLLKKAKTIAVIGLSDNPNRTSYMVSEAMQQAGYKIIPVNPTVDEVLGEKAVASLKDIKEPVDIVNVFRRSEFLPEIAKEFVEIDCEIFWAQLGVANEEAYEFLKEKGKTVIMDRCIKVEHALTK, from the coding sequence ATGATTACTAATCCAACGAGAGAAGAAATGGGACAGCTGCTAAAAAAGGCAAAGACTATTGCTGTCATCGGCTTAAGTGATAATCCAAACCGAACAAGCTATATGGTTTCTGAAGCGATGCAGCAAGCTGGATATAAAATTATTCCAGTAAACCCTACTGTTGATGAAGTTCTGGGAGAAAAAGCGGTGGCTTCCTTAAAAGATATTAAGGAGCCTGTTGATATTGTAAATGTATTTCGCCGATCAGAGTTTTTACCGGAGATTGCCAAAGAATTCGTTGAGATAGATTGTGAGATTTTTTGGGCACAGCTTGGTGTAGCTAATGAAGAAGCGTATGAGTTTTTAAAAGAAAAAGGCAAGACCGTCATTATGGATAGATGCATAAAGGTGGAACATGCCCTCACTAAATAA
- a CDS encoding HesB/YadR/YfhF family protein: MHIQVEAKARSWFENEMEVSQGDYVRFFVRYGGSSPLHQGFSLGVTKDEPVEIGAKTEIDGVIYFIEQKDLWFFDGHDLQVNYNEKLDEPKYDYVKPS; this comes from the coding sequence ATGCATATTCAAGTAGAGGCAAAGGCACGCTCATGGTTTGAAAACGAAATGGAAGTAAGTCAAGGTGACTATGTCCGCTTTTTCGTCCGTTATGGAGGCTCCAGCCCCCTTCATCAAGGTTTTTCACTCGGTGTCACCAAAGATGAGCCTGTGGAAATCGGAGCAAAAACCGAAATAGATGGCGTCATTTATTTTATAGAACAAAAGGATTTATGGTTTTTTGATGGTCACGACCTGCAAGTGAACTATAATGAAAAACTGGACGAGCCAAAATACGATTATGTAAAGCCCTCTTAA
- a CDS encoding DUF523 domain-containing protein yields MILVSSCLAGFEVRYNGSHSLHSKIRELVESQKAIAVCPELLGGFSTPREPAEIVGGDGEAVLDGQAKVVEKSGRDVTVLYIKGAYDTLKKAQEIKATAVILKEYSPSCGSAMIYNGEFRDKKIAGNGVTAALLHRHGFKVISEENLSKLLDEIEGDAFTSID; encoded by the coding sequence ATGATTTTGGTAAGTTCTTGCTTAGCGGGCTTTGAAGTAAGATATAACGGTTCACACAGTTTACACAGCAAGATAAGAGAGTTGGTGGAAAGCCAGAAAGCGATCGCTGTATGTCCAGAATTGCTTGGCGGTTTCTCCACGCCGAGAGAACCAGCAGAAATCGTAGGCGGCGATGGGGAAGCTGTCCTTGATGGCCAGGCGAAAGTAGTGGAAAAGTCCGGAAGGGACGTCACAGTGCTTTATATAAAAGGTGCTTATGACACCCTTAAAAAAGCTCAAGAAATAAAAGCAACGGCTGTTATTTTAAAAGAATACAGCCCTTCATGCGGAAGCGCGATGATTTATAACGGGGAATTTAGAGATAAAAAGATAGCCGGCAACGGCGTAACCGCAGCTTTGCTTCACAGGCATGGCTTTAAAGTGATCTCCGAGGAAAACCTGTCAAAACTTTTAGATGAAATAGAGGGGGATGCTTTCACGAGTATCGATTAA
- the parE gene encoding DNA topoisomerase IV subunit B yields MTKKEVTFDYNDDAIQVLEGLEAVRKRPGMYIGSTDTRGLHHLVYEIVDNSVDEALAGYGNEIKIIIHKDQSVSVQDFGRGMPTGMHKLGKPTPEVILTILHAGGKFGQGGYKTSGGLHGVGASVVNALSEWLTVTIHRDGFIYQQRFEHGGVPVTTLEKIGKTKKTGTTIHFKPDPAIFSTIHYNFDTLSERLRESAFLLKGMKISLIDERQKLEEVFYYEKGIEEFVKYLNGEKDALHQVVSFAGEQNGIEVEFAFQFNDGYSETILSFVNNVRTKDGGTHEAGARTAMTRVFNEYARKVNLLKEKDKNLEGTDIREGLAAIVSVRIPEELLQFEGQTKGKLGTSEARSAVDSVVSSQLSYFLEENPETSSLLIKKAIKAAQAREAARKAREDARSGKKRKRNEGVLSGKLTPAQSRNPQKNELYLVEGDSAGGSAKQGRDRRFQAVLPLRGKVINTEKAKLADIFKNEEINTIIHAIGAGVGPDFNVEDANYDKVIIMTDADTDGAHIQVLLLTFFYRYMKPLIEAGKVYIALPPLYKVSKGSGKKEKVEYAWTDEELSETMKRVGKGCMLQRYKGLGEMNADQLWETTMNPDTRTLIRVLIDDAARAERRVTTLMGDKVEPRRKWIESNVAFGLEEDGNILENENLSVGKEE; encoded by the coding sequence GTGACAAAAAAAGAAGTGACCTTTGACTATAATGATGATGCCATCCAAGTCCTCGAGGGACTGGAAGCGGTCAGAAAGAGACCTGGAATGTATATTGGGTCTACAGACACGCGAGGTCTGCATCATTTAGTCTATGAAATTGTAGATAACTCAGTGGATGAAGCGCTTGCCGGCTACGGCAACGAAATAAAAATCATTATCCACAAAGATCAGTCGGTGAGCGTCCAGGACTTTGGCCGCGGTATGCCTACTGGTATGCATAAACTAGGAAAGCCAACTCCGGAAGTTATTTTGACGATCTTGCACGCCGGCGGGAAGTTTGGACAAGGCGGATATAAAACGAGCGGCGGATTGCATGGTGTCGGCGCTTCTGTCGTCAATGCTTTGTCTGAGTGGCTGACAGTGACGATTCATCGTGATGGTTTTATTTATCAGCAGCGCTTTGAGCATGGAGGCGTCCCGGTAACGACGCTTGAGAAGATCGGAAAAACAAAAAAAACAGGAACCACCATCCACTTCAAGCCAGACCCGGCTATTTTCAGCACCATTCATTATAATTTCGATACGTTAAGTGAGCGGTTAAGAGAATCGGCCTTTTTGTTAAAGGGCATGAAAATCAGCTTGATAGATGAACGTCAAAAGCTGGAAGAAGTTTTTTATTATGAAAAAGGCATCGAGGAATTTGTTAAATATTTAAATGGAGAGAAAGATGCTTTGCACCAGGTAGTTTCCTTTGCTGGAGAACAGAATGGGATTGAAGTAGAATTTGCTTTCCAATTTAATGACGGCTACTCCGAAACGATCCTGTCGTTTGTTAACAATGTCCGGACGAAGGATGGAGGCACCCATGAAGCGGGAGCGCGTACAGCCATGACAAGGGTATTTAACGAGTATGCGCGCAAAGTAAATCTATTAAAGGAAAAAGATAAAAATCTCGAAGGTACCGACATTCGTGAAGGCTTAGCTGCTATTGTTTCTGTACGTATTCCAGAGGAACTGCTTCAATTTGAAGGACAGACGAAAGGAAAGCTCGGCACAAGCGAAGCTCGGTCGGCAGTTGACAGCGTGGTGTCTTCGCAGCTGTCCTACTTCTTAGAGGAAAATCCGGAAACAAGCTCATTGTTAATTAAAAAAGCCATTAAAGCCGCTCAGGCAAGAGAAGCAGCAAGAAAAGCCCGTGAAGATGCCCGTAGCGGGAAAAAGCGCAAGCGCAATGAAGGTGTGCTTTCCGGTAAGCTTACGCCTGCACAGTCACGCAACCCGCAAAAAAATGAATTGTATTTAGTGGAGGGTGACTCAGCCGGCGGATCAGCCAAACAAGGACGCGATCGCCGCTTCCAGGCTGTTCTCCCATTGCGCGGAAAAGTGATTAACACGGAGAAGGCTAAGCTTGCTGATATTTTTAAGAATGAGGAAATTAATACGATTATCCATGCAATTGGTGCGGGCGTAGGGCCAGATTTTAACGTGGAAGACGCCAATTACGACAAGGTCATTATTATGACGGATGCCGATACAGATGGTGCACATATTCAAGTCTTACTGCTCACTTTCTTTTATCGTTATATGAAGCCGCTTATTGAAGCTGGAAAAGTATATATCGCCCTTCCACCGCTTTACAAAGTAAGCAAAGGAAGCGGAAAAAAAGAAAAAGTGGAATACGCCTGGACAGATGAAGAGCTTTCGGAAACAATGAAGCGAGTAGGAAAAGGCTGTATGCTCCAGCGTTATAAAGGCCTTGGTGAAATGAATGCCGATCAATTATGGGAAACTACGATGAATCCGGATACGAGAACGCTCATCCGCGTGCTTATTGATGACGCAGCCCGAGCTGAGCGCCGTGTCACTACGCTGATGGGTGATAAGGTGGAGCCGCGCCGGAAATGGATTGAATCAAATGTTGCTTTTGGACTGGAAGAGGACGGCAATATTTTAGAAAACGAGAACCTTTCAGTCGGCAAGGAGGAGTAA
- the plsY gene encoding glycerol-3-phosphate 1-O-acyltransferase PlsY → MITGLIILLAYLLGSIPSGLIIGKCFFGIDIREHGSGNLGATNSFRTLGVKAGIVVTLADILKGTAATMLPLWLDPGLNPLIPGVIAVIGHMFPVFANFRGGKAVATSGGVLLGVEPVMFLVILLSFFISLYLTKYVSLSSIIVAIVALTYAIILQNPPLIIVVGMLAFFVIYRHRANISRIKNKTEPKIKWM, encoded by the coding sequence ATGATTACTGGACTTATTATTTTACTAGCTTATTTACTTGGATCGATTCCTTCCGGCTTAATTATCGGCAAATGCTTTTTTGGCATTGACATTCGTGAACACGGAAGCGGCAACCTCGGTGCAACCAACTCGTTTCGTACACTGGGTGTAAAGGCGGGAATTGTGGTGACGCTTGCTGATATTTTAAAAGGGACAGCGGCGACTATGCTTCCACTCTGGCTTGATCCAGGCCTGAATCCGCTTATCCCCGGTGTGATAGCAGTAATCGGGCACATGTTCCCTGTATTCGCTAACTTTAGAGGGGGAAAAGCAGTCGCAACGTCAGGCGGCGTCCTGCTAGGCGTCGAACCGGTCATGTTTCTTGTTATCCTGCTTAGCTTTTTTATTTCACTCTATCTAACGAAGTATGTATCCTTATCATCGATTATTGTTGCTATCGTTGCTTTAACCTATGCGATTATTCTTCAAAATCCGCCGCTCATTATCGTTGTCGGTATGTTAGCCTTTTTTGTTATTTATCGCCATCGCGCCAACATCTCGCGGATTAAAAATAAGACCGAGCCCAAAATTAAGTGGATGTAA
- a CDS encoding purine/pyrimidine permease, with amino-acid sequence MGLFFSAVQWLFFMLASSLVAPIAIAGLFHLSPADTAEFVQRTMFVLGLSGMIQALIGHRLPINEGPAGLWWGVFAIYAGFAGTIYSSTEQALQSLEGGMIVSGIIFIFLAAFGLLEKMAKLFTPTVTFIYLLLLILQLSGSFLKGMLGLPNETESVRPLVMAGSAVTLIAAFYFSAHRIQWVRQYSVIISLGFGWLLFFLIGEAPFHSASGKELFHLPGLFVFGPPLFDSGTIVTAAFITLLLTANMIASIRVMEEVIMHLDGSSEKGSYRSAGVAAGINQMLGGGFSAIGSVPISGAAGFVAQTGNASIRPFFIGSLLVVGMSVFPPVMNVLASLPAPVGYAVTFVIFSRMAGFAFAEMDKEKNKERARLVAGVSLLAGVGVMFVPAAAFTNFPAAAASILNNGLIFGTIIAICVEQFLLVTARKKTLGS; translated from the coding sequence ATGGGATTGTTTTTTAGTGCTGTTCAATGGCTGTTTTTTATGCTGGCGAGTTCACTTGTAGCTCCAATTGCTATTGCTGGTTTATTTCATCTCTCTCCGGCAGATACAGCGGAATTTGTACAGAGGACGATGTTTGTGCTCGGGCTTTCCGGAATGATCCAAGCCTTAATTGGACATCGGCTGCCTATTAATGAAGGGCCGGCCGGACTATGGTGGGGAGTCTTTGCGATTTACGCCGGTTTTGCAGGCACAATCTATTCTTCAACGGAGCAGGCTCTGCAAAGCCTTGAAGGGGGAATGATCGTTTCAGGTATCATTTTTATTTTTCTGGCCGCTTTTGGTTTGCTCGAAAAAATGGCTAAATTATTCACCCCGACAGTAACATTTATCTATTTATTGCTGCTTATTTTACAGCTGAGCGGTTCATTTTTGAAAGGAATGCTTGGCTTGCCGAATGAAACGGAGAGCGTTCGCCCGCTTGTGATGGCAGGGAGTGCCGTCACCTTGATAGCGGCCTTTTATTTTTCTGCGCACCGCATTCAATGGGTGCGACAGTATTCGGTTATTATCTCACTTGGTTTCGGCTGGCTGCTATTCTTTCTTATTGGCGAGGCACCCTTCCATTCTGCTTCAGGAAAAGAACTGTTCCATCTACCGGGCTTGTTTGTTTTTGGCCCGCCGCTATTCGATTCAGGCACAATCGTCACAGCTGCTTTTATTACACTTTTGTTAACAGCTAATATGATTGCTTCGATTAGAGTAATGGAAGAAGTCATTATGCACTTAGATGGTTCAAGTGAAAAAGGTAGTTATCGCAGTGCTGGCGTGGCGGCTGGTATCAACCAAATGCTCGGAGGAGGCTTTTCAGCCATTGGTTCGGTTCCTATTTCAGGAGCAGCGGGGTTTGTAGCCCAGACAGGCAATGCTTCCATTCGGCCGTTTTTCATCGGTTCACTGCTCGTTGTGGGAATGAGCGTGTTTCCACCTGTCATGAATGTGCTTGCTTCCTTGCCAGCTCCAGTTGGATATGCGGTCACATTCGTAATTTTCTCTCGCATGGCTGGTTTTGCTTTTGCTGAAATGGATAAAGAAAAAAATAAAGAACGAGCCCGCCTTGTTGCCGGTGTCTCTTTATTAGCAGGAGTAGGTGTCATGTTTGTCCCTGCGGCTGCCTTTACTAATTTTCCTGCGGCGGCTGCTTCTATTTTAAATAATGGGCTGATCTTTGGAACAATTATTGCTATTTGTGTAGAGCAGTTTCTATTAGTGACGGCTAGAAAGAAAACGCTCGGCAGTTAA